Proteins from one Parvibaculum lavamentivorans DS-1 genomic window:
- a CDS encoding nucleotidyl transferase AbiEii/AbiGii toxin family protein codes for MAETFLLLSAQDRRDALGVAADRSGRPAHLLEKDVWVVWALSTLYTAPLGEHLVFKGGTSLSKAYQVIHRFSEDVDMTYDIRAIAPDLVGDNGEGLPKTRSEEKRWSSEVRRRLPEWVGAVVQPVISDALATEGLAAAIRVEGDRLFIDYEPTATGSGYVAPSVMLEFGARSTGEPASLRDVACDASGLIDGLIFPTARPRVMHAERTFWEKATAIHVFCHQDRLRGDRFARHWHDVARLDEAGLADAAFADRELANAVVRHKSMFFAEKAADRSPIDYAMAVNGGLQLVPVGDGAKALKDDYIRMVEDGLLFDDAEPFEALMARCAEMAARANNAAS; via the coding sequence AGGACGTCTGGGTGGTGTGGGCGTTGAGCACGCTCTACACGGCGCCGCTTGGTGAGCATCTGGTGTTCAAGGGCGGCACATCGCTGTCGAAAGCCTATCAGGTCATCCATCGGTTTTCGGAGGATGTGGATATGACCTACGACATTCGGGCCATCGCGCCCGACCTGGTCGGGGACAATGGCGAGGGCCTGCCGAAAACGCGAAGCGAGGAAAAGCGCTGGTCCAGCGAGGTTCGTCGCCGGCTACCGGAATGGGTTGGCGCTGTCGTGCAGCCGGTGATCTCCGACGCCCTGGCAACGGAAGGTTTGGCTGCGGCGATCCGCGTCGAAGGTGATCGGCTCTTTATCGACTACGAACCGACCGCAACCGGATCGGGCTATGTCGCCCCAAGTGTCATGCTGGAGTTCGGTGCGCGGTCGACGGGCGAGCCGGCCAGCTTGCGCGATGTTGCCTGCGATGCGTCCGGCCTGATCGATGGCCTGATATTTCCGACAGCACGTCCGCGCGTCATGCACGCCGAGCGGACGTTCTGGGAGAAGGCGACCGCCATCCATGTCTTCTGCCACCAGGACCGGCTGCGTGGGGACCGCTTCGCCCGGCACTGGCATGATGTCGCCCGGCTCGATGAAGCCGGTCTTGCGGACGCTGCCTTCGCGGATCGCGAACTGGCGAACGCGGTCGTTCGTCATAAGTCGATGTTCTTTGCGGAGAAAGCCGCTGATCGCTCGCCGATCGACTATGCAATGGCCGTCAACGGCGGCTTGCAGCTTGTGCCGGTCGGCGATGGCGCGAAAGCGCTGAAGGACGACTATATCCGCATGGTCGAGGATGGGCTGCTCTTCGATGACGCAGAACCGTTCGAGGCGCTCATGGCGCGATGCGCCGAGATGGCCGCGCGAGCCAACAACGCGGCCAGTTAA